The genomic region TGCAACGGCATCATCGTCAATATATGAAATAATTTCTGCATTAGAAACTTCAATGCCTTTATTACGGGCAAAAGATAATCCCTGTTTTGTTTCCCGCACAAATTTCAAATTAAATTTAGGATTTTTTTTAATAAAATTACAACAAATTTCTTTTGTATTATCCGTAGAATTATTGTCAACAACAATAACCTCAAACAGCTTATTGTCAGCAGTTTGGCTGTTTAGTGCTGTTAGCCCTTTATAAACATAGCTTGCTCTGTTATAGGCACATATAACCACCGATAATTTAATTGTCATTTCTTATTTTCTTCAAGACAGGCTTTATATTCTTTGGTATATTCTTTTAGGCACTCTTCCCAGTTTCTCATTGAGTTAATTTTTCTGGAATCTAATTTTAAGTTAATAAGCTTTTCAGAATACGGACGAGGGGCAAAATATTCTTTTGCAAAGAAATCTGAACTTACTTTTGTAACTTTAATTTGATTTTGTATTCCGAGATATTCAACAAAAAGTTTTGCAACATCTAATCTTGAGCAGGAGCCTTGACATACTTGATTATATAAACCATAATAACCTGTCTGTATTGTATTGTAAATTCCTTGTGCAAAATTCACGGTGTAAGTCGGTGTTCCGAGTTTATCATCAACAACAAACAGTTCTTTGCTGCCGTTAATAATTTGCTTAAAAATTTTATTAATAAATTTCTTGTCTTTTTTTAAACCTCCGCCCATCATCCAACCGGCTCTAAAAATGTAATGATGTTTAACTGTTTGCTGCACAAATACTTCTCCATGGTATTTTGATTTAGCATAAATGCTGAGAGGCTCGGGTTTGTCAAAGTCATTGAAATATTCTTGTTCTCCTCCGAATATTCCGGCAGTGCTTATGTAAACGAATTCTGCATTATATTTATTAGACAAGACAGCAATATTTTCAGTTCCCAGTGCATTAGTCAGCCATGAATTTTCTTTATTTGTTTCGCAATATTCTAAATCAGTTAATGCTGCTAAATGTAACACAATATCAGGGTTAAACTCGGCAAACACATTTTCACATTCTT from Bacteroidales bacterium harbors:
- a CDS encoding SDR family oxidoreductase; the protein is MINKKILITGCGGMLGKAVYNEFNSKYSNVLATDIDLNENWLSYMDVRDIQECENVFAEFNPDIVLHLAALTDLEYCETNKENSWLTNALGTENIAVLSNKYNAEFVYISTAGIFGGEQEYFNDFDKPEPLSIYAKSKYHGEVFVQQTVKHHYIFRAGWMMGGGLKKDKKFINKIFKQIINGSKELFVVDDKLGTPTYTVNFAQGIYNTIQTGYYGLYNQVCQGSCSRLDVAKLFVEYLGIQNQIKVTKVSSDFFAKEYFAPRPYSEKLINLKLDSRKINSMRNWEECLKEYTKEYKACLEENKK